A stretch of Castanea sativa cultivar Marrone di Chiusa Pesio chromosome 2, ASM4071231v1 DNA encodes these proteins:
- the LOC142624827 gene encoding uncharacterized protein LOC142624827, with product MDINSHLELRTFVETNVDTSIPNERPSKCSRIQSKGIDCDLGSRKQIYEFPVNEQDEIQRAYLIVGLYQPKNIEYPYKGLKNHCHSFQSSWFESHSNWLEYSPSRDAIYCLTCYLFGKKPTGSDAFTEKCFNNWKKVKDGMNCSLFGHDKKDPNTPHIIDVKCCEDLMNYSGHIDKLVEKQTSKEIENNQLRLKTSIECAQWLAFQACAFRDHDESLDSKNRGNFIKLIKHASTFNENVAKVVLENAPRNAKYTSPTIQKEILHILAIVHVRDTIALTLKNEICAVLSRYNLHIENIRSQGYDGATDMRGEWNGLQALFLKDCPYAYYVHCMAHSKRNDELQYTQAEQVENMIASNEIETGRDANQIVISTISEEGANYKQRNDAEGAYQLASSSAGLKMGSREIRKNQTLLCAPIMAETVDKMVINMDKAKQSGADLVEIRLDSLKNFNPHEDLKTLIKECPLPTLFTYRFTTWNSL from the exons ATGGACATCAACAGTCATTTAGAACTTAGGACATTTGTAGAAACAAATGTTGATACTTCAATTCCTAATGAACGTCCCTCCAAATGTTCAAGAATTCAATCTAAAGGGATAGACTGTGATCTAGGATCACGTaaacaaatatatgaatttcCTGTCAATGAACAAGATGAAATTCAACGTGCTTATCTCATAGTCGGTCTATATCAACCTAAAAACATAGAGTATCCATACAAAGGACTGAAAAACCATTGTCACAGTTTTCAATCTTCGTGGTTTGAATCACATTCAAATTGGTTGGAATACTCACCTTCAAGGGATGCAATCTATTGTCTAACTTGCTACCTTTTTGGTAAGAAACCAACTGGTTCAGATGCATTCACtgaaaaatgttttaataattggaaaaaagTGAAGGATGGAATGAATTGTTCTTTATTTGGTCATGACAAGAAAGATCCAAATACGCCACATATAATTGATGTGAAATGTTGTGAGGATCTAATGAATTATTCAGGACATATTGACAAGCTAGTTGAGAAACAAACATcaaaagaaatagagaataaTCAATTGCGGCTTAAGACCTCAATAGAGTGTGCTCAATGGCTAGCATTCCAAGCTTGTGCTTTTAGAGATCATGATGAAAGCCTTGATTCAAAAAATCGAGGCAACtttataaaattgataaaacacGCATCAACTTTCAATGAAAATGTAGCTAAAGTTGTCTTGGAAAATGCTCCACGGAATGCCAAATATACGTCACCCACAATTCAAAAGGAGATTTTGCATATTCTAGCAA ttgtgCATGTTAGAGACACTATTGCATTGACCTTAAAGAATGAGATATGTGCTGTCCTTTCTCGTTACAACCTTCACATTGAAAATATTCGAAGTCAAGGATATGATGGAGCTACTGATATGCGTGGTGAATGGAATGGATTACAAGCTCTGTTTCTTAAAGATTGCCCATATGCTTATTATGTACATTGCATGGCTCATAG TAAGCGTAATGATGAATTGCAATATACTCAAGCGGAACAAGTTGAGAATATGATTGCTTCTAATGAAATTGAGACTGGAAGAGACGCAAACCAGATTG TTATCAGCACTATCTCTGAGGAAGGGGCTAACTATAAACAACGCAATGATGCTGAGGGAGCTTATCAG cttgcttcttcttctgctgGCTTGAAAATGGGAAGTAGAGAAATAAGGAAGAATCAAACCCTACTTTGTGCTCCTATAATGGCAGAAACGGTCGATAAGATGGTGATTAATATGGATAAGGCGAAACAAAGTGGTGCCGACCTTGTGGAGATCCGATTGGACAGTTTGAAGAACTTCAATCCTCATGAAGATCTCAAAACCCTAATTAAAGAGTGTCCATTGCCCACTCTATTCACTTACAGGTTCACGACCTGGAATTCTTTATGA